TTCCTAATGAAGAGCCTGAAAGAATGAAAATTGCTTCTGAAATTCCTGGCGTTAAAGAAAAAATAAATAAATGGTATGGCCAAGGCCATATCATCACCTTTTTTACCTCTCGCACCCCCAGTCTCAAAAGCGTCACGGAAAATTGGCTTAAAGAACATGGTTTTAAATATCATCACATAATTTATAGCAAACCAAGGGGTGGAAATTATTATTATATTGATGATGGTTTTGTGAGGGCAGCTAAAAAATTTAATTAAAATATACATCGACTTCTTCGATGGATTTCCTTAAGATTAAATATGAACACCTACAACCTCATCCTCAAAAGAAGGACAATCAGAAAATTTCAACAAAAAAAACTTCCCAAACAAGTTTTGCTTGATT
The Patescibacteria group bacterium DNA segment above includes these coding regions:
- a CDS encoding phosphoheptose isomerase — translated: MNLKKYLKETFDEHGHKKSPRFSSNFKNFIIDIDGVICEDIPNEEPERMKIASEIPGVKEKINKWYGQGHIITFFTSRTPSLKSVTENWLKEHGFKYHHIIYSKPRGGNYYYIDDGFVRAAKKFN